A stretch of DNA from Gymnodinialimonas sp. 57CJ19:
GGGTTCGACAGCGCGCGCATGCCGATGCAATAGGTGCCCGCAGCCAGAGGCGAGGTGAAATCAATCCGGCTGTTGAGCGATTGGTAGTCGTCATTCTCGGCCAAAAGCGTGCCGTTGCCGTCGAAGAAATAGATGTAGGGATCAGCCGAGGGGTTTTCGGCCCGGATCGACAGCGCTTGCGGGCTCTCGAGGGTGAAGCGGTAGTAAGGCACGCCCGTGATCGTGTTGACCGCAGAAGCGCCGCCCTCGAACAATTGGCCATCAAGGGGACCATTGCCCAGAACCGTGGCCTCTGTTTCCGACGTGCAGGCATCGACGCCCACGAAGTAGCCGCCTGTGCCGCCGCCAAAGAAGCCGCCATTCAGGCCGTTGGTGATCGTCTCATGCTCAAGCCGACCCACCCGCATATCCGTCGTCAGACCGCCGCCTGCATAGCCGCGTGTGGTCAGGCAGTAGTTGCCCGGCGCCAAAGCCGTTTCCGCGCGCGACGCCCAACCGCCGCCGCTGTCATCGTCAGTTACCACCAATGCGCCCGCTTCGTCGTACAGCTCGATCACGCTATCGCCGCCATCGGTTGGCTGCGCCTCGACCCGCACGTCCATCGCCTCGGAGGTAGAGAAATAGCCGACCGTGTTGCCTTCCAGCGCAATCGGCAGACCTGACAAGGTCAACGGGCCGTCAGCGGTGGCAATATCGGATGCGTCCGGCGTGCCGCCCATCCATTGGCCATCAACCCCGAAACCGCCACAGGTCAGGTCCTGCGCCGAGGCGGCCCCTGCGGTCAGGCCCACGATAGCTGTGGTGGCGAGGGCGGAAAACGTAAATTTCATTAAGGTATCCTCCAAACGTGCGACCGCGGGGTGTGGCGCGGTGGCTCCTTCCTGGGGAATATGCACGTCCTGCCAGTGTTTTCCAATGAAGGGTTTGGGAATTCATACGGGGAAAGTTCCGTGATTGCCGACGCTTGTCCGGTTTCCCCTGCCCTCTGGCCAGCCCGCACGGCGCCTGCCATAGATATTGCCATGCGCCATCGCTCTGCCTCTGACCTTGATCCGATTGCCCGCGCCACTGCCGCGCTGGCATCAAGGCCTGCGACCGAGGCAATGCACCTGGGCCGCCCCCGCGCCACCCGGCCCCGCCGTGCGATCTGGATTGTTGCGTTTTTGACCCTGCTCGTTGTCGGCGTCATTCTCGCCGCACAACCCCGGATCGAGCGTTTGTACCTGCGCCAGGCCGGGGCCGAGGATGCCGCGACCCTAAGGCTGGCAACCGAGGTACTGCGCGGCGCGTTGGAGCGCACGCAAGCCCTGCCCGCCCTGATTGCAGACCGCCCGATTTTGCCGCAGCTTCTGGCGGAACCTGACAACGAAGGGATCGTCCCCTTTGCCAACGAACTGCTGCGACAGTCTGCCCTGTCGCTGGATGTGTCGGATATCTATGTGCTCGACACCGAAGGGCGCACGATTGCGGCGTCAAACTATCGGACCGAGCATTCCTTCGTGGGCCAGAGCTTCGCCTACCGCCCGTATTTTATTGATGCGATGGGGGCCGGGTTGGGGCGGTTT
This window harbors:
- a CDS encoding DVUA0089 family protein is translated as MKFTFSALATTAIVGLTAGAASAQDLTCGGFGVDGQWMGGTPDASDIATADGPLTLSGLPIALEGNTVGYFSTSEAMDVRVEAQPTDGGDSVIELYDEAGALVVTDDDSGGGWASRAETALAPGNYCLTTRGYAGGGLTTDMRVGRLEHETITNGLNGGFFGGGTGGYFVGVDACTSETEATVLGNGPLDGQLFEGGASAVNTITGVPYYRFTLESPQALSIRAENPSADPYIYFFDGNGTLLAENDDYQSLNSRIDFTSPLAAGTYCIGMRALSNPNIPVTVSVVGYDAATALAELYDTGEAAPPMDGSYPITDLGVLPGRSVRDAQIAGRQATWFSFEVTEQGAVVIDAVEVTDSDPVILLFNDLGQEIAYNDDHGGTLNSQITARVQAGRYLLAVRQYSENYQGIIRIATERYVPAE